In Aureibaculum algae, the following are encoded in one genomic region:
- a CDS encoding DUF6515 family protein, translating into MKKLRIIAILGIAMLSFSSMNAQSDAATTNKETINSSDKQPEKIVYKNIDYYIIDGVWYAKIKKRFVLRTAPKGAKLKNLPKGGENVVMAGVKYYKLNGVFYKKSKGGGYEVARP; encoded by the coding sequence ATGAAAAAATTAAGAATTATTGCCATTTTGGGTATTGCTATGTTATCATTCAGTAGTATGAACGCCCAATCTGATGCAGCTACTACTAATAAGGAAACAATAAACAGTTCAGACAAACAACCAGAAAAGATTGTCTATAAAAACATTGATTATTATATTATTGATGGTGTTTGGTATGCAAAAATCAAGAAGAGGTTTGTATTAAGAACAGCTCCAAAAGGTGCTAAACTTAAAAACTTACCTAAAGGTGGTGAAAATGTAGTAATGGCAGGTGTAAAGTATTATAAATTAAATGGCGTTTTTTATAAAAAGTCAAAAGGTGGTGGTTACGAAGTTGCGAGACCGTAA
- a CDS encoding ABC-F family ATP-binding cassette domain-containing protein, producing MLSVSNLSVQFGKRILFDEVNTIFTQGNCYGIIGANGAGKSTFLKIIAGDIDPTSGHVSLEKGKRMSVLSQDHNASDEFPVLEAVIRGNKSLFKIKSEIDALYADYTDENAEKIGELQVKFEEMNGWNAESNAAAMLSNLGVKEDQHFTLMKDLDGKAKVRVLLAQALFGNPDVLIMDEPTNDLDYETIKWLENFLANYENTVIVVSHDRHFLDAVCTHISDIDFGKINNYSGNYSFWYESSQLAARQRSQQNKKAEEKKKELEEFIRRFSANVAKSKQATSRKKMIEKLNISDIKPSSRRYPAIIFDRDREAGDQILNIEGLQKSIDGELLFDNINLNLTKGDKVVIFSKDSRAVTAFFEIINGNMKQDAGKFAWGVTTTQAYLPLENAHFFDNELSLVDWLRQWATTEEEREEVYIRGFLGKMIFSGEEALKQCNVLSGGEKVRCMLSRMMMLRANVLMLDEPTNHLDLESIQAFNNSLTNFKGTVLFATHDHEFAQTVANRVIELTPQGAIDRYTTFDDYFENDKIKEQREKMYQV from the coding sequence ATGTTATCAGTTTCTAATTTATCAGTACAATTCGGAAAACGCATCTTATTTGATGAAGTAAATACCATTTTTACACAAGGTAATTGCTATGGGATAATTGGTGCAAATGGAGCAGGGAAATCTACTTTTTTAAAGATTATTGCTGGTGATATTGATCCAACTTCAGGGCATGTTTCTTTAGAAAAAGGAAAACGGATGTCCGTGCTATCGCAAGATCATAATGCCTCAGATGAATTTCCTGTATTAGAAGCTGTAATTAGAGGTAACAAATCACTTTTTAAAATTAAGTCAGAAATTGATGCTTTATATGCTGATTATACTGATGAAAATGCAGAAAAAATTGGTGAGTTACAAGTGAAGTTTGAAGAAATGAACGGTTGGAATGCTGAAAGTAATGCAGCAGCGATGTTGTCTAACTTAGGTGTGAAAGAAGATCAGCACTTCACCTTGATGAAAGATTTAGATGGTAAGGCAAAAGTACGTGTGTTATTAGCACAAGCTTTATTTGGAAATCCAGATGTACTAATAATGGATGAGCCTACCAATGATTTGGATTATGAAACCATTAAGTGGTTAGAAAACTTTTTGGCCAATTATGAAAACACAGTTATCGTTGTTTCACATGATAGGCACTTTTTAGATGCGGTTTGTACTCATATTTCTGATATTGATTTTGGTAAAATAAATAACTATTCTGGTAATTATTCTTTTTGGTACGAATCTAGTCAATTGGCAGCTCGTCAAAGATCTCAGCAAAATAAAAAAGCTGAAGAAAAGAAAAAAGAATTAGAAGAATTTATACGTAGATTTTCTGCGAATGTTGCTAAATCTAAGCAAGCAACCAGTAGAAAAAAGATGATTGAAAAATTAAATATTTCTGATATAAAACCATCAAGTAGGAGGTATCCGGCCATAATATTTGACCGTGACCGTGAAGCAGGTGATCAGATATTAAACATTGAAGGTTTGCAAAAATCTATTGATGGTGAATTGTTATTTGATAATATTAACCTCAATTTAACCAAAGGAGATAAGGTGGTAATCTTTTCAAAAGATTCAAGAGCAGTTACCGCATTTTTCGAAATTATTAATGGAAATATGAAGCAAGATGCAGGGAAGTTTGCTTGGGGAGTTACTACAACACAGGCCTATTTACCTTTAGAAAATGCACACTTTTTTGATAATGAATTAAGTCTAGTAGACTGGTTAAGACAATGGGCAACAACAGAAGAAGAAAGAGAAGAAGTTTATATCCGTGGGTTTTTAGGAAAAATGATTTTTAGTGGAGAGGAAGCTTTAAAACAATGTAATGTATTGTCAGGTGGAGAAAAAGTTCGTTGTATGTTGTCTAGAATGATGATGCTAAGAGCAAATGTATTGATGTTAGATGAACCGACAAACCACTTGGACTTAGAGTCAATTCAAGCTTTTAATAATTCACTTACAAACTTTAAAGGCACTGTTTTATTTGCAACGCATGATCATGAATTTGCACAAACTGTTGCCAATCGTGTTATTGAATTAACACCGCAGGGAGCTATAGATAGATATACTACGTTTGATGATTATTTCGAAAACGATAAGATAAAAGAACAACGAGAAAAAATGTATCAGGTTTAA
- a CDS encoding TlpA family protein disulfide reductase, which yields MARQLLSFFSSKILFLFFTTLLIVSCKDKAVTDKAYFGGQIINPKSDKVYFYYQDQLIDSSKLSINNKFLIKLKKCTNGFYKFKHGNEFQYVYLESNDSLLIRLNTWDFDESLVFSGKGAERNNFLINLFLVNQKEDNDFNKYYKLSDSLFQSKIDSVLILKNLLYSQFKSEVPESSILFNKLVNTAINYPLYKKKEIYPHNHMKSMGSMEHPKISPRFFKFRKNIDLDDKELTGFYPHQSYVRAYLHHLAYEKQVLDSFKSDIDVNMMQAALENIKTESVKNNFLYMGIWYALLNEETPIVEKERAVRLFFDHSTDKKSVAEISNLIEVSKKLAKGFKLPNISPNNINGESIQLNTIIKNKKTVICTWPSNSSEMENFAKRFNYLEKKYPDYNFIGLTSAYQEAEWKSLIKLKKLNKVNQYRIDEGIDWLDINFPRAILIDKDGRIQNNMTHLSNRSFEKQIRQIK from the coding sequence TTGGCAAGACAATTACTCTCATTTTTTTCATCTAAAATATTGTTTTTATTTTTTACAACATTACTAATTGTAAGTTGTAAAGATAAGGCTGTGACCGACAAGGCTTATTTTGGTGGACAAATTATAAATCCGAAATCAGACAAGGTTTATTTTTATTATCAAGATCAACTGATTGACTCTTCTAAGCTAAGTATCAATAATAAATTTTTAATAAAATTAAAAAAATGTACTAACGGATTTTACAAATTCAAACATGGTAACGAATTCCAATATGTATATTTAGAATCTAATGATAGTTTACTTATTAGATTAAATACTTGGGATTTTGATGAATCGCTTGTTTTTAGCGGAAAGGGTGCTGAACGCAATAACTTTTTAATCAATTTATTTTTAGTTAATCAAAAGGAAGATAATGATTTTAACAAATATTATAAACTAAGTGATAGCTTATTTCAATCAAAAATTGATTCTGTATTAATATTAAAAAATCTACTGTACTCACAGTTTAAATCAGAAGTTCCTGAAAGTTCAATTCTATTTAACAAATTGGTAAACACCGCGATAAATTATCCTTTATACAAAAAAAAGGAAATCTACCCACATAATCATATGAAATCTATGGGCTCTATGGAGCACCCCAAAATAAGTCCAAGATTCTTTAAATTTAGAAAAAATATAGATCTCGACGATAAAGAGTTAACTGGATTTTATCCACATCAAAGTTATGTAAGAGCCTATTTACATCATTTAGCTTATGAAAAACAAGTTTTAGATAGTTTTAAAAGCGATATAGATGTTAACATGATGCAAGCAGCACTGGAAAACATTAAAACAGAGTCTGTAAAAAATAACTTTTTATATATGGGAATCTGGTATGCCCTGTTAAATGAAGAAACCCCGATTGTAGAAAAAGAAAGAGCTGTACGATTATTTTTTGATCATTCTACGGATAAAAAAAGTGTAGCTGAAATTTCAAATTTAATAGAGGTTTCAAAAAAATTAGCTAAAGGCTTTAAGTTACCAAATATTTCTCCTAACAATATTAATGGTGAATCCATTCAGTTAAATACCATTATTAAAAATAAAAAAACGGTAATATGTACTTGGCCTTCCAACTCTAGTGAAATGGAAAATTTTGCTAAACGTTTTAATTATTTAGAAAAAAAATATCCAGATTATAATTTTATTGGTCTTACTTCTGCTTATCAAGAAGCCGAGTGGAAAAGTTTAATCAAACTTAAGAAGCTAAATAAAGTCAATCAATACCGTATTGATGAAGGGATTGATTGGTTAGACATTAATTTCCCTAGAGCAATTTTAATAGACAAAGATGGGAGAATTCAAAACAATATGACGCATCTCTCCAATCGCAGTTTTGAGAAACAAATCAGGCAAATTAAATAA
- a CDS encoding DEAD/DEAH box helicase → MSLFNELGLRQEIVNALTDLGYEKPTPIQQQAIPQIINASNDLKAFAQTGTGKTAAFSLPILEKLDLESKATQAIILSPTRELAIQIGKNIEDFCKYMKRVNVVTVYGGANIDEQIRGLKRGAQIVVGTPGRTVDLIKRKQLKLKDIKWVVLDEADEMLNMGFKDDLDQILEVTPKEKQTLLFSATFPREVDAIAKNYMTKPVEISAGKKNAGADKVSHEYYLVSEKNRYPTLKRLADVNPNIYAIVFCRTRRETKSVAANLIDDGYNADALHGDLSQAQRDIVMEKFRAKHLQILVATDVAARGLDVDDLTHVINYKLPDQAENYTHRSGRTGRAGKEGISIAIITNREKNSLRPIESKIGKKFIAQQVPGGKEICEKQLFKLIEKVKDVEVNEDQINPYLEGIYAQLKDIEHDELIKRFVSIEFNQFLSYYQGAEDLNGDDSRERRTRSTDENFTRFYINLGKMDGLNPARLIGLINENLKKSDVEIGQIEILKSFSFFEIDKAFAEQAVEAFQHAEFEGRSVIVEVTTKPKGGGGRRSGKKRSFGGGDRNSGGGGRERRSGSGGYKGKSSSGGGYKGGKKSGGFSGAKRSGKR, encoded by the coding sequence ATGTCTTTATTTAATGAACTTGGCCTACGCCAAGAAATTGTCAATGCTTTGACCGATCTAGGTTACGAAAAACCTACACCAATCCAACAACAAGCGATACCCCAAATTATTAATGCTTCTAATGACTTAAAAGCATTTGCACAAACAGGTACCGGAAAAACTGCCGCATTTAGTTTACCAATTCTTGAAAAATTAGATTTAGAAAGTAAGGCTACACAAGCTATTATTTTATCTCCTACACGAGAGTTAGCTATTCAAATAGGAAAAAACATTGAAGATTTCTGTAAATACATGAAACGTGTTAATGTGGTTACCGTTTACGGTGGAGCCAATATTGACGAACAAATTCGTGGATTAAAAAGAGGTGCTCAAATTGTTGTAGGTACTCCAGGTAGAACTGTAGATTTAATTAAACGTAAACAGTTAAAACTGAAAGACATTAAATGGGTCGTATTAGATGAGGCCGATGAGATGTTAAATATGGGTTTTAAAGATGATTTAGACCAGATATTAGAGGTAACACCAAAAGAAAAACAAACATTATTGTTTTCAGCTACTTTTCCTAGAGAGGTAGATGCTATTGCTAAAAACTACATGACTAAACCTGTAGAAATTAGTGCAGGAAAAAAGAATGCTGGTGCAGATAAAGTTTCACATGAATACTATTTGGTTTCCGAAAAAAATAGATATCCAACCTTAAAAAGATTAGCAGATGTTAATCCTAATATATATGCAATCGTTTTTTGTAGAACAAGAAGAGAAACAAAAAGTGTAGCCGCCAATTTAATTGATGATGGTTATAACGCAGATGCCTTACATGGTGATTTATCACAGGCTCAGCGTGATATTGTGATGGAAAAGTTTAGAGCTAAACATTTACAAATTTTAGTAGCTACTGATGTAGCAGCAAGAGGTTTAGATGTAGATGATTTAACACATGTTATCAATTATAAATTACCAGATCAAGCAGAAAACTATACACATAGAAGTGGTAGAACTGGTAGAGCTGGTAAAGAAGGTATTTCTATTGCAATAATTACGAACAGAGAGAAAAATTCTCTTAGGCCAATTGAAAGTAAAATTGGTAAAAAATTCATAGCTCAACAAGTACCTGGCGGTAAAGAAATTTGCGAAAAGCAATTATTTAAACTGATTGAAAAGGTAAAAGATGTTGAAGTAAATGAAGATCAAATAAATCCTTATTTAGAAGGTATTTATGCTCAATTGAAAGATATTGAACATGACGAATTAATAAAACGATTTGTTTCTATAGAGTTTAATCAATTCTTATCTTATTACCAAGGTGCTGAAGATCTTAATGGTGACGATTCTAGAGAACGAAGAACTAGAAGTACTGATGAGAATTTTACAAGATTCTATATCAATTTAGGGAAAATGGATGGATTGAATCCTGCCAGATTAATAGGATTAATCAACGAAAATCTTAAGAAGAGTGATGTTGAAATTGGACAAATAGAAATTCTTAAAAGCTTCTCTTTCTTCGAAATTGATAAAGCTTTTGCAGAACAAGCCGTTGAAGCATTTCAACATGCAGAATTTGAAGGTAGGTCTGTAATTGTAGAAGTAACCACTAAACCAAAAGGTGGCGGTGGACGAAGAAGTGGTAAAAAACGCAGCTTCGGTGGTGGTGATAGAAATTCAGGTGGTGGTGGAAGAGAAAGACGTTCAGGCAGTGGAGGATATAAAGGAAAAAGCTCTAGTGGAGGTGGATATAAAGGTGGTAAGAAAAGTGGAGGTTTTAGTGGAGCTAAAAGAAGTGGTAAACGTTAA
- a CDS encoding MFS transporter has product MLKKGDKKLINAWSFYDWANSVYSLVIGTAVFPIYYESVTEGGNGVVQFLGSEWYNTTIYSYALGFSFLIVALLSPILSAIADYTGNKKRFLKFFCLLGSLSVMMLFFFTGKENVWIGIVFTILASIGFWGSMVFYNAYLPEVAFPEQQDKVSAKGFMLGYVGSVILLAFNLSMVMMPDLYGLTDATLPARISFLTVGLWWIGFAQYTFKNLPNNPYKRKPEKDFIFKGYKELRVVLKEIKTQSQLKILLISFFLYSVGVQTIILLASIFGTKDLGLETSNLIITILLIQIVGVVGAYFFSRLSTRIGNISALKITIVIWAFACVGAYLLNRDDPNVYLKFYVLGAFLGFVLGAIQTLSRSTYSKLIPDETQDHATYFSFFDVTEKLAIVVGMVIAGVVTSYTSSLKLFILILGVFFIAGFIVLSFMKASKYVK; this is encoded by the coding sequence ATGTTAAAAAAAGGAGATAAGAAACTAATCAATGCATGGTCATTTTATGACTGGGCAAATTCGGTATATTCTTTAGTAATTGGTACAGCCGTTTTTCCCATTTATTATGAGTCTGTTACAGAAGGTGGTAATGGTGTAGTTCAATTTTTAGGTTCTGAGTGGTATAACACAACGATTTATTCGTACGCTCTTGGATTTTCCTTCTTAATTGTGGCCTTATTGTCTCCAATACTGTCTGCTATTGCGGATTATACAGGTAATAAAAAACGATTTTTAAAATTTTTCTGCCTGTTAGGTTCCTTATCCGTAATGATGTTATTCTTTTTCACAGGTAAGGAAAATGTATGGATTGGAATTGTCTTTACTATTTTAGCGAGTATTGGTTTTTGGGGCAGTATGGTTTTTTATAATGCTTATTTACCTGAAGTTGCTTTTCCTGAACAGCAAGATAAAGTGAGTGCTAAGGGATTTATGCTGGGTTATGTAGGTTCTGTAATTTTATTAGCATTTAACTTATCAATGGTTATGATGCCCGATTTATATGGTTTAACTGATGCCACATTACCAGCTCGGATATCATTTTTAACTGTGGGTCTTTGGTGGATTGGGTTTGCACAGTATACTTTTAAAAATCTCCCCAATAACCCTTATAAAAGAAAACCAGAAAAAGATTTCATTTTTAAGGGTTACAAAGAGTTGCGAGTGGTTTTGAAAGAAATAAAAACGCAATCGCAACTAAAAATATTATTAATTTCATTTTTTTTATATAGTGTAGGCGTACAGACAATAATATTATTAGCATCTATTTTTGGTACCAAAGATCTAGGCTTAGAAACTAGTAATTTAATTATTACTATTTTACTAATTCAAATTGTTGGAGTAGTGGGGGCTTACTTTTTTTCAAGACTGTCTACTAGAATTGGAAATATAAGTGCGTTAAAAATAACGATAGTAATTTGGGCTTTTGCCTGTGTTGGAGCCTATCTTTTGAATAGAGATGATCCTAACGTATATTTAAAATTTTATGTTTTAGGTGCATTTTTAGGTTTTGTTCTTGGTGCTATTCAGACCTTATCTAGATCTACATATTCTAAATTGATACCAGATGAAACACAAGATCACGCAACATATTTTAGCTTCTTTGATGTAACAGAAAAGCTTGCTATAGTTGTAGGGATGGTTATTGCTGGTGTTGTAACTTCTTATACCAGTTCTCTTAAATTATTTATTTTAATTTTAGGAGTATTTTTTATTGCAGGATTTATTGTGCTAAGTTTTATGAAGGCATCTAAGTATGTAAAATAA
- a CDS encoding M48 family metallopeptidase, translating to MKKIIALTIVTLFLISCSTVPITGRKRVNFVSDAEVLPMAFAQYKGFLEENKLSTNASKTKEIKDIGARISQAVDRFMRVNGMKAEADSYQWEFNLVEDETVNAWCMPGGKVVFYTGILPICKNSDGIAAVMGHEVAHAFAKHGQERMSTGQLQQLGGVAVAVATANKSAEQQQIWNTAYGLGSQVGIMLPFSRTHEREADRLGLVFMIMAGYNGEEAAEVWVRMSERAGGEAPPQILSTHPSNESRIADLKAYLPEARAHAKKFNAKALTSE from the coding sequence ATGAAAAAAATTATTGCATTAACTATTGTGACCTTATTTTTAATTAGTTGCAGTACAGTGCCAATTACTGGAAGGAAAAGAGTAAACTTTGTAAGCGATGCTGAAGTATTACCCATGGCTTTTGCTCAATACAAAGGGTTTTTAGAAGAAAATAAATTGTCTACCAATGCTTCGAAAACTAAAGAAATTAAAGATATAGGTGCTAGAATATCTCAAGCCGTTGATCGATTTATGCGTGTAAATGGTATGAAAGCAGAAGCTGATAGTTACCAATGGGAGTTTAACTTAGTTGAAGATGAAACCGTAAATGCTTGGTGTATGCCAGGTGGAAAAGTCGTTTTTTATACTGGTATTTTACCTATTTGTAAAAATTCCGATGGTATTGCTGCGGTAATGGGACATGAGGTTGCTCATGCCTTCGCTAAACATGGTCAAGAGCGAATGTCAACTGGTCAATTACAACAGTTAGGTGGTGTTGCAGTAGCTGTTGCAACAGCGAACAAATCAGCTGAACAGCAGCAAATATGGAATACTGCTTATGGTTTAGGTTCTCAAGTTGGAATTATGTTGCCATTTAGTAGAACTCACGAACGAGAAGCAGACCGATTAGGATTAGTATTTATGATTATGGCAGGTTATAATGGTGAAGAGGCAGCCGAAGTTTGGGTGAGGATGAGTGAACGTGCAGGAGGAGAGGCTCCGCCTCAAATTCTAAGTACGCACCCATCTAATGAATCAAGAATAGCCGATTTAAAGGCATATTTACCTGAAGCGAGAGCTCATGCTAAAAAGTTTAATGCGAAAGCATTGACAAGTGAATAA
- a CDS encoding alpha/beta fold hydrolase, with protein sequence MPKKNNFEIPSSIIRTGKILQLFSNKLAANFAIKLFTTPPKFKTPEREEMMRKSAKNILVNIPSIQKDVNVYEYGFSKTKVLLVHGWAGRGTQLYEIADKLLENGMMVISFDLPAHGLSSGKTTNMLEAIATIEYLNEKFGPFEAAIGHSFGGISLSAALAKKTFINKLIIIGVESSNNKFLDLFVKKLKLKPKISELMKAQIRSKFKVDLESLAANTSSKKVTIPTLVVHDIEDYDADVSSAYKIRQNLSNGELLITNGLGHRRILREPKIIGKIIKFIKN encoded by the coding sequence ATGCCAAAAAAAAACAATTTTGAAATACCTAGCTCAATTATTCGAACAGGAAAAATATTACAATTATTTTCTAACAAATTAGCTGCAAATTTTGCCATAAAACTATTTACTACTCCTCCCAAATTTAAAACTCCTGAACGAGAGGAAATGATGCGAAAGAGTGCTAAAAATATTTTAGTAAATATTCCATCAATCCAAAAAGATGTAAATGTTTATGAATATGGATTTTCAAAAACGAAAGTTCTTTTAGTTCATGGTTGGGCTGGACGGGGTACTCAACTCTACGAAATAGCCGATAAACTTCTTGAAAACGGCATGATGGTTATAAGTTTTGATCTACCTGCACATGGCCTTTCTTCTGGAAAAACTACCAATATGTTAGAAGCAATTGCAACTATTGAATATCTAAATGAAAAATTTGGTCCATTTGAAGCTGCGATAGGTCATTCTTTCGGAGGTATTTCTTTATCAGCAGCATTAGCTAAAAAAACATTTATAAACAAACTAATTATCATTGGAGTAGAAAGCTCAAACAATAAATTTTTAGATCTTTTTGTAAAAAAATTAAAACTAAAACCAAAAATTTCGGAATTAATGAAAGCACAAATAAGATCTAAATTCAAAGTAGATTTGGAATCATTAGCTGCCAACACAAGTTCTAAAAAAGTAACCATCCCTACCTTGGTGGTCCATGATATAGAAGATTATGATGCCGATGTAAGTTCCGCTTATAAAATACGACAGAACTTAAGTAATGGTGAGCTTTTAATAACAAATGGTTTAGGACATAGAAGAATACTTCGAGAACCTAAAATAATTGGGAAAATAATTAAATTTATAAAAAACTAA
- the msrB gene encoding peptide-methionine (R)-S-oxide reductase MsrB, translating into MKSIFTLLCISLLISCSGNAQKSKKENKDMTDNKDKIVKTDAEWKAELTDQEYYVLRQKGTDRPGDTGYTKHFEKGTYVCRACNAQLFKSGSKYESHCGWPSFDDAIPGTVDFKKDNSAGMIRTEITCTKCDGHLGHVFDDGPKETTGQRYCVNTSSIKFVPAEKK; encoded by the coding sequence ATGAAAAGTATATTCACTTTATTATGTATTTCACTACTAATTAGCTGCAGTGGTAATGCTCAAAAATCAAAAAAAGAAAACAAAGACATGACAGACAATAAAGATAAAATTGTAAAAACAGACGCAGAATGGAAAGCTGAATTAACAGATCAAGAATACTATGTATTACGTCAAAAAGGTACTGATAGACCAGGTGACACTGGCTATACAAAACATTTTGAAAAAGGCACTTATGTATGTAGAGCTTGTAATGCCCAGTTATTTAAATCAGGAAGTAAATATGAAAGTCACTGCGGTTGGCCTTCTTTCGATGATGCGATTCCTGGAACGGTTGATTTTAAAAAGGACAATAGTGCTGGTATGATTAGAACAGAAATAACGTGTACAAAATGTGATGGACATTTGGGGCATGTTTTTGATGATGGTCCTAAAGAGACTACAGGACAACGTTATTGCGTTAATACAAGCTCTATAAAGTTTGTACCCGCAGAGAAAAAATAA
- a CDS encoding DUF1572 family protein, which yields MNKNYIDSIQKQFSYYKSLGDKTFDQVSDTEIHWSLNNDSNSIAIIVKHIVGNMFSRWTNFYTEDGEKNWRHRDTEFDDSYTSKTEMITAWEKGWACLLLIIDNLKAEDLQRIIYIRNEGHTALEAINRQLCHYSYHIGQLVYVGKLIKGEQWKSLSIPKNESSIYNISKFEKEKHKGHFTDDL from the coding sequence ATGAACAAAAATTATATAGACAGTATTCAAAAACAATTTAGTTATTACAAAAGTTTAGGCGATAAGACTTTTGATCAGGTTAGTGATACCGAAATACATTGGTCACTCAATAATGATAGCAATAGCATTGCCATTATCGTAAAACATATCGTAGGTAATATGTTTTCTCGTTGGACTAATTTTTATACTGAAGATGGTGAAAAAAATTGGAGACATAGAGATACTGAATTTGATGACAGTTATACTTCAAAAACTGAAATGATTACGGCATGGGAAAAGGGATGGGCTTGTTTACTTCTTATAATTGACAACTTAAAAGCCGAAGATTTACAACGAATTATTTATATCAGAAACGAAGGCCACACGGCTCTAGAGGCCATTAACAGACAATTGTGTCACTATTCTTATCATATAGGTCAGCTCGTTTATGTTGGTAAATTAATAAAAGGTGAACAATGGAAAAGCCTTTCAATTCCTAAAAATGAATCTTCGATTTATAACATAAGTAAATTTGAAAAAGAAAAACACAAAGGTCATTTTACTGATGACTTATAA
- a CDS encoding phospholipase D family protein produces MTHINSLKYYSVTILLILLLSNCKKPIPEVVSSQNFCETIHRNDSISLSNELSAIEEEMQTKTGVYVLEDGGGSLTTRAWLTQYAEKTIDIQYFIFSTDNVGLIACDYLIRAADRGVKVRILVDDIMVDAELEDILMMASHENISIKVYNPGVNLGKSIVSKLKKFATDFRSANLRMHNKTFIVDSKVVITGGRNIADEYFDYDHEYNFRDRDVLLLGKITPKVEQSFEQFWNNNLSVPIKNLAEELPENYTDPNRFEKLHQYACNPDNFWPQIRTQIENLPTTFKKIKESGGLVWTKEVAFISDAPGKNDGSEGLGGGGYTTDALIKLVKNAKSSLDIQTPYLITTALSRNLFKNAVKRGVKIRILTNSLASTDNLEAFSGYQRDRKALLETGVEIYEFKPDAEERFKIMTGHLQAKLDFKPIFGLHSKSMVVDGETTVIGTFNLDPRSANLNTECLAIINNKKISNNVLKGMEIEFKPENSWQTTTDYNPDSEVKTAKRIKAWTRKIVPKEIL; encoded by the coding sequence ATGACTCATATAAATTCTTTGAAGTATTATTCAGTAACGATTTTACTCATTCTATTACTTAGCAATTGCAAAAAACCAATTCCCGAAGTAGTTAGTAGTCAAAACTTCTGCGAAACAATTCATAGAAATGATAGTATTAGTCTTTCTAACGAATTATCAGCTATTGAGGAAGAAATGCAAACTAAAACTGGTGTTTATGTTTTAGAAGATGGTGGTGGATCTTTGACCACAAGAGCTTGGCTTACACAATATGCTGAAAAAACAATTGATATACAGTATTTTATATTTTCAACTGATAATGTAGGACTTATAGCCTGTGATTATTTAATTAGAGCAGCAGACCGTGGTGTAAAAGTTAGAATTTTGGTTGATGATATTATGGTTGATGCGGAGTTGGAAGATATTTTAATGATGGCAAGCCATGAAAATATTTCTATTAAAGTCTATAATCCTGGTGTTAATTTAGGCAAAAGCATCGTTAGTAAACTTAAAAAATTTGCAACTGACTTTAGATCTGCAAACTTAAGAATGCACAATAAAACCTTTATCGTTGATAGTAAAGTAGTAATTACAGGCGGTAGAAATATTGCTGATGAATATTTTGATTATGACCATGAATATAACTTTAGGGATAGAGATGTATTACTACTTGGTAAAATTACTCCAAAAGTAGAACAGTCATTTGAACAGTTTTGGAATAATAATTTAAGTGTGCCAATTAAAAATTTAGCAGAGGAGTTACCCGAAAATTATACCGACCCTAATCGGTTTGAAAAATTACATCAATATGCATGTAATCCCGATAATTTTTGGCCGCAGATAAGAACACAAATTGAAAATTTACCCACTACCTTTAAAAAAATAAAAGAGTCTGGCGGTTTAGTTTGGACTAAAGAAGTAGCATTTATTTCTGATGCACCTGGTAAAAATGATGGCTCTGAAGGTTTAGGTGGTGGCGGATATACCACTGATGCCTTAATTAAATTAGTAAAAAATGCAAAATCGTCTTTAGATATTCAAACGCCCTATTTGATTACTACAGCGTTGAGTCGTAACCTGTTTAAAAATGCCGTAAAACGTGGAGTGAAAATTAGAATTTTGACCAATAGTTTAGCTTCTACAGATAATCTAGAAGCCTTTAGCGGTTATCAACGCGATAGAAAAGCGTTGTTAGAAACAGGTGTAGAAATCTATGAATTCAAACCAGATGCCGAAGAGCGTTTTAAAATAATGACAGGCCATTTACAAGCCAAGTTAGATTTTAAACCCATTTTTGGTTTACATTCAAAATCAATGGTAGTTGATGGTGAAACCACAGTGATAGGTACTTTTAATTTAGACCCTAGAAGTGCAAACCTTAACACAGAATGTTTGGCAATTATCAATAATAAAAAAATATCTAATAATGTTTTAAAAGGCATGGAAATCGAGTTTAAACCCGAAAATTCATGGCAAACTACCACTGACTATAATCCTGATAGTGAAGTTAAAACAGCCAAACGTATTAAGGCATGGACTCGAAAAATTGTACCCAAAGAGATTTTGTAA